A genomic region of Alicyclobacillus sp. SO9 contains the following coding sequences:
- a CDS encoding class I SAM-dependent methyltransferase, whose amino-acid sequence MDVKSNKIRRRYDRIAPLFDRMDRMVDEDQREQLIRAAQGEVLEVGVGTGANLPYYSEGTHVVGIDFSPRMLSYASKRVHESQATIQLLQMDVQHLDFADNTFDTVVSTCVFCSVPNPIVGLQEIRRVLKPDGHLLMLEHMLSDHLPLAAMLHVMNPVVVRMTGANVNRRTMDNLSAAGFSIKDVKLVAFSDIFRRIDAVPRFE is encoded by the coding sequence ATGGATGTTAAATCAAATAAAATTCGTCGGCGATATGACCGGATTGCACCGTTGTTTGACCGGATGGACCGAATGGTCGATGAGGACCAACGCGAGCAGCTGATTCGTGCTGCACAAGGTGAAGTTCTCGAAGTGGGTGTAGGAACGGGAGCAAACCTGCCGTATTATTCCGAAGGGACGCATGTTGTCGGGATTGACTTTAGTCCGCGGATGCTATCGTATGCATCCAAGCGAGTTCACGAATCTCAAGCAACTATTCAACTGTTACAGATGGATGTTCAGCACTTGGATTTTGCAGACAATACTTTTGATACAGTCGTTTCAACCTGTGTTTTCTGCTCAGTGCCTAACCCTATTGTAGGATTGCAGGAGATTCGTCGTGTATTGAAGCCTGATGGGCATCTGCTCATGTTGGAGCATATGCTTAGCGATCATCTTCCACTTGCAGCCATGCTTCATGTGATGAATCCAGTGGTTGTTCGGATGACAGGTGCCAATGTGAATCGGCGAACGATGGACAATCTCTCTGCAGCGGGTTTCTCAATTAAAGACGTGAAACTTGTTGCCTTTTCAGACATATTTCGTCGCATTGACGCAGTTCCGAGATTTGAATGA
- a CDS encoding SHOCT domain-containing protein yields MMFGGFFFIVIIATILYFSVLRHGGHSSWHHGYHNHHDGHHHDHGHYDNHHHSHYSSYRDNESHSSDDLITLLQQRYAKGEIDRETYQKMLKELKR; encoded by the coding sequence ATGATGTTCGGGGGCTTCTTTTTTATTGTGATTATCGCGACAATCTTATATTTCTCTGTATTGCGCCACGGAGGACACAGTTCATGGCATCACGGTTATCACAATCATCATGATGGTCATCACCATGACCACGGTCATTATGATAATCACCATCATTCTCATTACAGTTCTTATCGGGACAATGAGAGTCATTCTAGTGACGATCTCATTACACTACTGCAACAGCGATATGCCAAAGGAGAAATTGACAGGGAAACATATCAGAAGATGTTAAAGGAACTGAAAAGATAA
- a CDS encoding redoxin domain-containing protein, producing MKRSTQRLRDGVIAVAVVAVVLGGGVAAWKTVTHLGNPRSGVGTVSSAKASKSSSNTSSPSVDSGSSLSGKKAPNFHLTNQFGQPGSLSEFRHKVVVLSFIDSKGTTVCPLTAVVMQNVRYDLGSAASEVAFVGVNANPVASSVKDVHTWSQQHHVLHMWNYFTGSASQLKSVYQKYFIESKVIHGTDIQHTPAVYVIGPDGHEKWLYLNSTKASTSVIGTETRDLLKQVVPLIPGHPSVNIPPTRKLAYLPGKVGPKESKSRPFHLLAILPGGKNGSISVGGGGGPKLLEFFATWCPDCEEEIPALLKSEKWSKNHKNFPSVVGVDLRLSEPSTKHVVNYVKKFKLSFPVALDNQDKVAEKYGVNGIPTQVLVSSSGHILWYHQGLLKWKSLKTDVDKALQGNQ from the coding sequence ATGAAGAGAAGTACTCAACGACTCCGTGACGGGGTCATTGCCGTAGCTGTAGTTGCAGTCGTCTTAGGGGGTGGGGTGGCTGCGTGGAAAACTGTTACACATCTGGGTAATCCCCGTTCTGGAGTGGGAACTGTCAGTTCTGCAAAGGCATCGAAATCTTCCTCTAATACTTCATCGCCTTCCGTTGATTCCGGTTCATCGCTATCCGGGAAGAAGGCGCCTAATTTTCATTTGACAAATCAGTTCGGACAACCGGGGAGCCTCTCTGAGTTTCGTCATAAAGTGGTGGTTTTGAGCTTCATCGATAGTAAGGGGACGACGGTTTGTCCACTTACGGCAGTCGTTATGCAGAATGTTCGGTACGATCTCGGGTCCGCTGCATCGGAAGTAGCTTTTGTAGGCGTCAACGCAAACCCTGTCGCGAGTTCAGTGAAGGATGTCCATACCTGGTCTCAGCAACACCATGTGTTGCATATGTGGAACTACTTTACGGGATCGGCCTCTCAGTTAAAGTCCGTATATCAGAAATATTTTATAGAGTCCAAGGTTATCCATGGGACAGATATACAGCATACGCCAGCGGTATATGTGATTGGGCCCGATGGACACGAAAAATGGTTGTATCTTAACTCCACCAAGGCGTCGACTTCGGTCATTGGAACCGAAACAAGGGACCTTCTGAAACAGGTAGTTCCGCTCATACCGGGCCACCCCTCGGTGAACATCCCCCCGACCAGAAAATTAGCTTATTTGCCGGGTAAGGTCGGTCCGAAGGAATCGAAGAGCCGTCCATTTCACCTGCTTGCGATTTTACCTGGGGGCAAGAATGGTTCCATTTCAGTGGGAGGTGGAGGAGGTCCCAAACTACTGGAGTTTTTTGCCACTTGGTGTCCGGACTGTGAAGAAGAGATTCCTGCACTGCTGAAGTCTGAGAAGTGGTCGAAAAATCATAAGAACTTTCCCAGCGTTGTCGGAGTGGACTTGCGTTTATCGGAACCCTCGACGAAACACGTTGTGAATTATGTGAAAAAGTTTAAATTATCATTCCCGGTTGCGTTGGACAATCAAGATAAGGTCGCAGAAAAGTATGGAGTGAATGGGATCCCTACACAAGTATTAGTATCTTCATCCGGTCATATACTGTGGTACCACCAGGGTCTGCTCAAATGGAAGTCCCTGAAAACAGATGTGGACAAGGCTTTACAGGGCAATCAATAA
- a CDS encoding cytochrome c biogenesis CcdA family protein, whose protein sequence is MAIPWFVAFTAGMIGAFNPCGIALLPSYLMYLLSDRIETNQNPWYVGLRSGILITIGFVVVFGAAGFLVGLIGHLLFAAVPFISLLVAILLLIAAVFTWRGTLSIKWSFGTWTERLEQIFRRGSNGSFVVYGISYGLVSLTCSLPVFLAVVAEGLSTGTRGVILLFAAYTLGMGVVITLLSLLTMLTRTFVIRFIRSTIPIIQKLSALVMAAGGLYLVWYWVFGPGFQTVL, encoded by the coding sequence TTGGCGATTCCGTGGTTTGTGGCCTTTACCGCCGGAATGATTGGTGCGTTCAATCCCTGCGGTATTGCGCTGCTCCCATCATATCTCATGTATTTGTTGTCAGACAGGATAGAAACGAATCAAAATCCTTGGTACGTAGGTTTGCGATCAGGGATTTTGATAACAATAGGCTTTGTTGTAGTGTTTGGTGCGGCTGGTTTCTTGGTCGGTTTAATTGGCCATTTACTGTTTGCTGCCGTGCCGTTTATATCACTTCTTGTGGCTATTTTGCTGTTAATTGCTGCTGTATTTACGTGGCGCGGTACACTGTCTATCAAATGGTCCTTTGGAACTTGGACAGAGCGGCTCGAGCAAATTTTTCGACGTGGGTCGAACGGCTCATTTGTTGTTTACGGTATAAGTTATGGACTCGTTTCCTTAACCTGTAGTCTTCCCGTGTTCTTAGCTGTCGTTGCGGAAGGACTGAGTACAGGAACGCGCGGAGTAATTCTTCTATTCGCAGCATATACGCTGGGGATGGGAGTTGTCATCACTTTGCTCTCTCTGCTCACCATGCTGACACGTACGTTTGTGATCCGTTTTATACGCAGCACGATACCAATCATACAGAAGCTTAGTGCCTTGGTCATGGCAGCTGGTGGGCTATATCTCGTCTGGTACTGGGTCTTTGGTCCTGGTTTCCAAACGGTGTTGTAA
- a CDS encoding redoxin domain-containing protein produces MKKGFWRSEWVVPIAVLIVGIAVLSVLKANFGQSVKHTTTPNPGGNLTKSTAKHKTTGSNGQSKSKNSVINAGDAMHGRPAPNFTLTNQFGKKVSLSQFKGKTVILSFIDSTCHAICPLTTEDIKTAVHLLGPKAQKNIQIIGVNANPKSTSVAAVKKYSIEHGMLHSWQYLTGSSTQLHKVWKDYYVYSGVVNGQIDHTPALYVIGPKGKEKLLYMVPSQYSSVNAESHVLAKNIAKYLPSSIKTNITPVQYHAPAKGPGNLIQLPSALSTGSAKSVTLNPRKPQLVVFFASWIPHIKEKLTRLNKYASQPGHPQVIAVDVATTEPGLKPLTKLMAQFPKLNFKVGIDKTGKVADAYHIQELTWFALKSSSGKIVWHHSEWIKMTQMSKDVKKALTQSHQ; encoded by the coding sequence GTGAAGAAAGGTTTTTGGCGTAGTGAATGGGTAGTTCCTATTGCAGTATTGATAGTTGGAATCGCCGTTTTATCTGTTTTGAAGGCCAACTTTGGACAGAGTGTTAAACACACAACCACCCCTAATCCAGGCGGTAATCTCACAAAGTCCACTGCAAAACACAAAACAACTGGCAGTAACGGACAGTCCAAGTCAAAGAACAGTGTTATCAATGCGGGTGATGCGATGCATGGAAGACCTGCGCCGAATTTCACCCTAACAAACCAATTCGGGAAGAAGGTATCACTAAGTCAATTTAAAGGTAAGACGGTGATACTGTCATTTATCGACAGTACGTGCCATGCCATCTGTCCCTTAACCACGGAAGATATTAAGACTGCCGTTCATTTACTCGGTCCAAAGGCTCAGAAGAACATACAGATAATCGGTGTCAATGCGAATCCAAAATCGACTTCCGTCGCGGCTGTAAAAAAGTACTCAATAGAGCACGGTATGTTGCATTCATGGCAGTACCTGACGGGATCGTCAACACAACTGCACAAAGTTTGGAAAGACTACTACGTATATTCAGGCGTAGTAAACGGACAAATAGACCATACTCCTGCTCTGTACGTCATAGGGCCAAAAGGGAAAGAGAAGCTGCTTTATATGGTCCCGAGCCAATACTCCTCAGTGAACGCTGAGTCTCACGTGCTGGCAAAGAACATCGCCAAGTATCTGCCGAGTTCCATTAAAACAAATATTACACCAGTACAATATCACGCGCCTGCCAAAGGACCAGGGAACCTCATTCAGTTGCCGTCAGCCCTTTCAACGGGATCGGCAAAGTCAGTGACATTAAATCCGAGGAAGCCGCAACTCGTTGTGTTCTTTGCCTCGTGGATCCCGCATATCAAGGAAAAATTGACACGGTTGAACAAATACGCAAGTCAGCCGGGGCATCCTCAGGTCATAGCAGTGGACGTGGCAACTACGGAACCTGGGCTAAAACCATTAACAAAATTAATGGCGCAATTTCCAAAACTGAACTTTAAAGTGGGAATTGATAAAACGGGAAAAGTAGCAGACGCATATCACATACAAGAGTTGACCTGGTTTGCTTTAAAAAGCAGTTCTGGAAAGATTGTCTGGCATCATTCTGAGTGGATTAAAATGACACAAATGAGCAAGGACGTTAAGAAAGCCCTGACGCAATCGCATCAGTGA
- a CDS encoding heavy-metal-associated domain-containing protein, which produces MRTVTIPVEGMTCQGCVNSVTKALRLVDGVETVEVSLELNEAKVIFNEATATEADLKSAIEEAGYDVA; this is translated from the coding sequence ATGAGGACTGTTACCATTCCCGTCGAGGGCATGACTTGTCAAGGATGCGTGAACTCCGTTACGAAAGCCTTACGACTTGTCGATGGCGTTGAAACTGTGGAGGTAAGTTTGGAGCTCAATGAAGCGAAGGTTATCTTTAATGAAGCAACAGCAACGGAGGCAGACCTGAAATCTGCCATCGAAGAGGCTGGCTATGATGTCGCATGA
- a CDS encoding metal-sensitive transcriptional regulator, translating into MHSYGGDKAKLLARLRRIEGQVRGVQKMIENDRYCVDLLAQLAAVKNATNKVALSVLESHTRGCVTDAIQNRESEDEKIDELMDVIRYFTK; encoded by the coding sequence ATACATTCTTACGGCGGAGACAAGGCCAAATTACTTGCTAGACTACGTCGAATCGAAGGACAGGTTCGAGGAGTTCAAAAGATGATTGAGAATGATAGATACTGCGTGGACCTTCTCGCTCAATTGGCCGCAGTTAAAAATGCTACTAATAAGGTCGCTCTTTCCGTCCTAGAGTCTCACACGCGAGGATGCGTCACTGATGCCATACAAAATCGCGAATCAGAAGATGAGAAAATAGACGAACTCATGGACGTCATTCGTTACTTCACAAAATAA
- a CDS encoding YwmB family TATA-box binding protein produces MILFDNFMSVNEALWHSIVERSKISWSSICNKHYHQVQTSIVRLAVTELSPEIVNCFRIHYYGESSAGKDDSADIQSQGYRFAKRLKIDQRLTQVSLYKGTCKIIGFRPNGIRVSILIRKNEQSKILVIRAEGNQYQLCEMEVVIKEMSDVPLTKAWTGRISVSISGLLSEKLSDDKAQSVIKEALKGIHARPIEGIQNHELTSLSAYSSKLPIHLRTNGRKMNVQIALHSDDSSSYFHVGSPIIIDSY; encoded by the coding sequence GTGATTCTGTTTGATAATTTTATGTCAGTCAATGAAGCGCTGTGGCATTCCATTGTAGAGCGAAGTAAAATATCTTGGAGTAGCATATGTAATAAACATTACCATCAGGTACAGACATCTATTGTCCGATTGGCAGTGACCGAACTCAGTCCGGAAATAGTGAATTGTTTTAGAATTCACTACTATGGGGAGAGCTCGGCGGGAAAAGATGATTCGGCAGATATACAATCTCAAGGATATCGGTTTGCCAAACGATTAAAAATCGACCAACGGTTGACCCAAGTATCATTATACAAGGGTACATGTAAAATCATCGGGTTCCGCCCAAATGGAATCCGGGTTTCGATTTTGATAAGGAAGAACGAGCAATCGAAAATCCTAGTGATTCGTGCGGAAGGAAATCAGTATCAATTATGTGAAATGGAGGTGGTTATTAAAGAAATGAGTGATGTACCTTTGACTAAAGCTTGGACAGGGCGTATTAGTGTATCCATCAGCGGGTTACTCTCAGAGAAATTGTCTGACGATAAGGCACAATCTGTGATTAAAGAGGCACTTAAAGGAATACATGCTCGTCCAATTGAAGGTATCCAAAATCATGAACTCACGAGTCTATCTGCTTATTCTTCTAAACTGCCAATTCATCTAAGGACAAATGGCCGCAAAATGAATGTGCAGATCGCATTACACTCTGATGATTCCTCCTCGTATTTCCATGTAGGCAGTCCCATCATTATAGATTCATACTAA
- the spoIIR gene encoding stage II sporulation protein R — MNLRRVLLFLAAISSIVGIKRYLFPAAVSSNHQDALIHNLATPQEAPIPKEALRLRIIANSNSPKDQSVKLQVRNAIVMKVAKLLQGTQTQSEAKRILKQNTSSLEQIAVNIVRQKGQEYPVQTEVAKVPFPTKVYGNKVYPAGDYEALRIVLGNGKGANWWCVVFPPLCFIDIAEGDAVANSKGFPDTPPLETIQIAGPQGKPTKVQVRMLSLDLGEEIWHAVENRL; from the coding sequence ATGAATTTACGGCGTGTACTTCTCTTTCTGGCTGCTATTTCTTCTATCGTAGGTATCAAACGATATTTGTTTCCTGCTGCTGTATCAAGTAATCATCAGGATGCCCTTATTCACAATCTAGCGACACCGCAGGAAGCTCCCATTCCTAAAGAAGCATTGAGATTGCGTATTATTGCCAACAGTAACAGTCCTAAAGACCAAAGCGTGAAACTTCAAGTTCGAAATGCCATCGTAATGAAGGTTGCCAAATTACTACAAGGTACACAAACCCAGTCTGAAGCCAAACGTATACTCAAACAGAATACATCTTCACTTGAGCAAATAGCGGTGAACATAGTCCGTCAAAAGGGGCAGGAGTACCCCGTTCAAACAGAGGTAGCCAAAGTCCCATTTCCAACAAAGGTGTATGGCAATAAAGTGTATCCTGCCGGTGATTACGAGGCCCTTAGAATTGTACTTGGAAATGGAAAGGGTGCAAATTGGTGGTGCGTTGTATTTCCGCCACTATGTTTTATAGACATTGCTGAGGGGGACGCTGTTGCAAACTCTAAAGGCTTTCCCGACACTCCCCCACTCGAAACAATCCAAATAGCGGGCCCACAAGGTAAACCAACGAAAGTTCAAGTAAGAATGCTGTCATTGGATCTCGGTGAAGAAATTTGGCACGCGGTAGAAAACCGCCTGTAG
- a CDS encoding C39 family peptidase, whose amino-acid sequence MRDRKRKQQQHKRKVGYKIPPNARKVPNKRTRRLAAATLVLAVLGGSTTAAWIIQKVSHYNVYSTSASGPRNSTSSSSSVNQTRGASNLGQTPSSAKGQIGSGATVKAKDGDSSNHYENHVPSKHDIVQKMMKHSLPSHALIHVPAISQLPQLRNGCEVTSLAMLLTFEKHPVSKLTLAKEEPQDKTPLVRKNKKWISWGNPNVGFVGSVSGKKNLGYGIYHGPLTKLVNKILPGRGLDLTGMSFKNLEAIVANGTPVEVWDTTSFKPTDSWVSWKSPEGTVKATFFEHAVLLVGYNKHYVYINNPLKGGVAAEKVPIGPFIKAWDQLGKQAMTVAPEKFKD is encoded by the coding sequence ATGAGAGATAGAAAGAGAAAGCAACAACAGCATAAAAGGAAAGTTGGGTACAAAATCCCGCCCAACGCACGCAAGGTACCAAACAAGCGTACACGCCGATTGGCTGCGGCAACCTTGGTTTTAGCTGTCCTTGGCGGAAGTACAACCGCCGCGTGGATTATTCAGAAGGTAAGTCACTATAACGTTTACTCAACGTCCGCTTCCGGGCCACGGAATTCAACCTCCAGTTCCAGTTCTGTAAATCAGACAAGAGGGGCCAGCAATCTAGGACAGACGCCATCATCAGCAAAGGGACAAATAGGAAGCGGAGCTACAGTCAAAGCGAAGGACGGGGATAGCTCCAACCATTACGAGAACCATGTTCCAAGCAAACACGATATTGTACAGAAGATGATGAAACATTCGTTACCGAGTCATGCACTGATTCATGTCCCGGCCATTTCCCAGTTACCACAGCTTCGTAATGGCTGTGAAGTGACAAGCCTGGCTATGTTGCTCACATTTGAAAAACATCCAGTTAGCAAGCTGACCTTGGCTAAAGAGGAGCCGCAGGACAAGACGCCACTTGTAAGAAAAAATAAGAAATGGATTTCATGGGGGAATCCGAATGTTGGTTTTGTTGGGAGCGTTTCAGGGAAAAAGAATCTCGGATATGGTATTTATCATGGGCCGTTGACTAAACTAGTCAACAAAATTTTGCCTGGCCGCGGTCTTGATTTAACGGGGATGTCCTTTAAGAACTTAGAGGCGATTGTGGCAAATGGAACGCCTGTTGAAGTGTGGGATACAACTTCCTTTAAACCGACGGACTCATGGGTTAGTTGGAAGAGTCCAGAGGGAACGGTCAAAGCCACCTTCTTTGAACACGCAGTCCTTTTGGTAGGCTATAATAAACACTACGTGTACATCAATAATCCGCTGAAAGGCGGTGTGGCCGCGGAAAAAGTCCCGATTGGTCCATTTATCAAAGCATGGGATCAGCTTGGTAAACAGGCGATGACGGTCGCACCTGAGAAGTTCAAGGACTAG
- a CDS encoding helix-turn-helix transcriptional regulator, with product MYELNIEPHISSAQTEIYAKFFHGLSNPTRFKIVEALLDQELNVSHLVDIIGASQSQVSNQLACLKWCGYVTSRQEGKYILYRISDERVRTILQLAKEIVAGNAENIHSYTRM from the coding sequence ATGTATGAGTTGAATATTGAACCGCATATCAGTTCTGCACAGACAGAGATTTATGCAAAGTTTTTTCACGGATTGTCGAACCCGACACGATTTAAAATCGTGGAAGCTCTTCTGGACCAAGAGTTAAACGTGAGCCATCTCGTGGATATTATCGGGGCCTCTCAAAGCCAAGTATCAAACCAGCTCGCTTGCTTGAAGTGGTGCGGCTATGTGACATCGAGACAAGAAGGTAAATATATTCTATATCGCATATCCGATGAGCGTGTTCGCACCATCCTGCAACTGGCAAAAGAAATTGTTGCCGGCAATGCCGAGAACATTCATTCCTATACTCGGATGTAG
- the merA gene encoding mercury(II) reductase — protein sequence MTESSSKKQVRLVVKGMTCDDCERHVSHALESVGADNILASFRRDEATFELTDLNQLDAAKQAITNTGYKPGDATVLGDPQPSVLPDTGGNFDYDLLIIGSGGSAFSAAIQAVSYGAKVAMVERGTVGGTCVNIGCVPSKNMLRAGEINRIATQNPFQGLNTSAGPIDLGKLIDRKDELVGDLRQDKYVDLIDEYGFELIQGEARFVDESTVEVNGQKIMARNFLISTGASPAVPNIPGLNDVDYLVSTTALELKELPKRLAVIGSGYIAMELGQMFHNFGTEVTLMQRSARVLKSYDPEVSAAVTTALTDQGVDIITGATFNRVEQDGGIKRVQLTVNGQEQIVEAEALLVATGRRPNTETLNLSAANVQVGDRGEVLVNEYLRTSNHQIYAAGDVTMGPQFVYVAAYEGGIVAKNALAGSEEKVDLTVVPGVTFTNPAIATVGLTEEQAKSSGYEVLTSVLPLDAVPRALVNRETTGVYKLVADAKTRKILGVHVVAENAGDVIYTGVLAVKFGLTIEDLRSTLAPYLTMAEGVKLAALTFDKDVSKLSCCAG from the coding sequence ATGACTGAATCAAGCAGCAAAAAACAAGTTCGACTCGTCGTAAAAGGCATGACTTGCGATGATTGTGAACGCCATGTCTCCCATGCGCTTGAAAGCGTGGGAGCGGACAATATATTAGCGAGTTTTCGCCGCGATGAAGCTACATTCGAGTTGACAGACCTAAATCAGCTTGATGCTGCCAAACAGGCGATTACGAATACAGGGTACAAGCCTGGTGACGCTACCGTCCTCGGCGATCCACAGCCCAGCGTTCTACCCGATACGGGTGGGAACTTCGACTACGACTTGCTGATCATCGGGTCAGGCGGTTCAGCATTCTCAGCGGCGATTCAAGCCGTGTCGTATGGTGCGAAAGTTGCCATGGTGGAGAGAGGAACCGTCGGTGGGACGTGCGTAAACATTGGTTGCGTACCCTCAAAGAACATGCTTCGGGCGGGTGAGATTAATCGCATAGCGACGCAAAATCCGTTTCAGGGGCTTAACACATCGGCCGGACCAATCGATTTGGGTAAACTCATTGACCGCAAAGATGAGTTGGTTGGAGACCTCCGGCAAGATAAGTATGTGGACCTGATTGACGAATACGGCTTTGAGCTCATTCAAGGTGAGGCTCGTTTTGTAGACGAGTCGACTGTTGAAGTGAATGGACAAAAGATCATGGCTCGAAATTTCCTGATTTCTACCGGAGCATCTCCTGCTGTGCCCAATATTCCGGGATTGAATGACGTGGATTACCTGGTCAGCACCACGGCGCTTGAACTCAAAGAGCTTCCAAAGCGATTGGCTGTCATAGGTTCTGGATATATCGCCATGGAGCTTGGCCAGATGTTCCACAACTTCGGCACAGAGGTTACTCTGATGCAGCGGAGTGCTCGTGTATTGAAGTCGTACGATCCTGAAGTTTCGGCGGCAGTCACCACGGCGTTGACAGACCAAGGGGTCGACATCATCACCGGGGCGACATTCAATCGAGTCGAGCAGGACGGGGGCATCAAACGGGTACAGCTCACTGTGAATGGCCAGGAGCAAATCGTCGAAGCGGAAGCCTTGCTCGTTGCAACAGGTCGAAGGCCCAACACGGAGACTCTGAATCTGAGCGCAGCAAATGTACAAGTTGGCGATCGCGGTGAAGTTCTGGTGAATGAATATCTTCGCACGAGTAATCACCAGATCTATGCGGCAGGCGACGTTACAATGGGACCCCAGTTCGTATATGTGGCAGCATATGAAGGCGGGATTGTAGCAAAGAACGCACTGGCTGGAAGCGAAGAAAAAGTTGACTTGACGGTCGTTCCAGGCGTGACATTTACGAATCCAGCGATTGCAACTGTCGGTCTTACAGAAGAACAGGCAAAGTCCAGTGGATACGAAGTTTTGACTTCCGTACTTCCGCTTGATGCAGTACCTCGGGCTTTGGTCAATCGAGAGACCACAGGCGTATATAAACTGGTGGCAGATGCCAAGACACGAAAGATTCTCGGGGTTCATGTGGTGGCAGAAAACGCAGGAGACGTCATATACACGGGTGTGCTCGCAGTGAAGTTTGGACTGACCATTGAAGATCTGCGATCAACGCTTGCTCCGTACCTAACCATGGCGGAGGGGGTAAAGCTGGCAGCACTGACGTTTGACAAAGACGTGTCAAAGCTTTCATGCTGTGCTGGTTGA
- a CDS encoding aminotransferase class V-fold PLP-dependent enzyme has product MQRIYLDCNASTPIASEVVQAMQPFLTDFYGNSSTTHWAGKPARQTLDLFLQVDFS; this is encoded by the coding sequence ATGCAGAGAATTTATCTTGATTGTAATGCCAGCACACCCATTGCATCAGAAGTTGTACAAGCGATGCAACCGTTCCTCACGGATTTTTATGGGAATTCTTCCACGACTCATTGGGCAGGAAAACCAGCAAGACAGACGCTTGACCTCTTTTTACAAGTGGATTTCTCCTAA
- a CDS encoding MFS transporter, with protein sequence MTETNSLLRENAAQITLLVVLNLFVGGMVGLERTVLPLVANQDFGLYGKIAAVSFIVSFGVIKAISNLFAGRLADRIGRKKLLVLGWLIGIPIPFIVMFAPNWGWIIFANVLLGINQGFCWSMTVNMKIDLAGSKYRGLVVGLNEFAGYFAISITALLSGYIAATYGVRPQPFYLGVVFAFIGLFMSLFLVRNTHTGHKRGSSSLTISLAQSFLITSWQDKQLFSVSQAGFMTNFKDGMAWGLFPLFFVARGLDLSSIATIVAVYPGTWGILQLFSGPLSDRIGRKWLIGLGMFIQGVSILEIVFMDTFTYWLVGAVGLGLGTALVYPVLIAAISDLAPSESRASSLGVYRFWRDFGYAAGALFSGVLADLLGISHAMLIVGILEIISSLVVTTILRESLTTHHAQGNRKTVSGD encoded by the coding sequence ATGACGGAGACGAATAGCTTACTCCGTGAGAACGCAGCGCAAATCACCCTTTTGGTAGTTCTGAACCTCTTTGTGGGCGGAATGGTCGGGTTGGAGCGAACTGTTCTGCCGCTTGTGGCAAATCAAGATTTCGGTTTGTATGGTAAAATTGCAGCAGTCTCTTTTATTGTCAGTTTTGGTGTCATCAAGGCCATCTCCAATTTGTTTGCCGGGCGTTTGGCAGACAGAATTGGGAGAAAAAAGTTGCTGGTCCTAGGATGGCTCATTGGAATCCCTATTCCCTTCATTGTTATGTTCGCTCCAAACTGGGGATGGATTATCTTTGCGAATGTCTTGCTTGGGATTAACCAAGGATTTTGTTGGTCCATGACTGTGAATATGAAGATTGATTTGGCCGGTTCCAAATACAGGGGCTTGGTTGTTGGACTGAACGAGTTTGCTGGGTATTTTGCTATTTCAATAACAGCACTGCTTTCTGGATATATCGCAGCAACCTATGGGGTCCGTCCTCAACCGTTCTATCTGGGAGTCGTTTTCGCTTTTATCGGTCTGTTCATGTCGCTCTTTTTAGTCCGAAACACCCACACTGGCCACAAACGCGGATCTTCATCACTCACCATTTCGTTGGCCCAAAGTTTTCTGATAACTTCATGGCAGGATAAACAATTGTTCAGTGTCAGTCAGGCTGGTTTTATGACGAATTTCAAGGATGGAATGGCATGGGGATTGTTCCCGTTATTTTTCGTAGCAAGAGGACTGGATTTGTCGTCCATTGCAACGATTGTCGCAGTGTATCCTGGTACATGGGGCATTCTGCAACTTTTTAGCGGACCGCTTAGTGACCGGATCGGGCGGAAGTGGCTGATTGGGCTTGGCATGTTCATTCAGGGTGTGTCTATCTTAGAAATTGTCTTCATGGACACTTTTACCTACTGGCTCGTTGGCGCAGTCGGATTAGGATTGGGGACTGCACTCGTATATCCAGTCCTGATTGCTGCAATATCCGATTTGGCGCCATCGGAGTCCCGTGCATCGTCTCTGGGAGTCTACCGTTTTTGGAGAGATTTTGGTTATGCTGCAGGGGCTCTTTTTTCTGGGGTTCTAGCGGATCTCCTGGGAATTTCGCACGCCATGTTAATAGTGGGGATATTGGAGATTATATCCAGTCTTGTGGTGACTACAATTCTACGAGAGTCACTGACGACGCACCATGCACAGGGGAACCGAAAAACTGTATCTGGGGATTAA